In a single window of the Methanofollis ethanolicus genome:
- a CDS encoding glycosyltransferase family 4 protein — MEPKPRIVLITSRWFKNQNLYFTALKLVQILKPLSRDITWIITEQEDKNYPAGEFTLLKIPDRTVERPLLVRLWYLVLHQMRVVRQVLCLGKDQDIVIFAFGADYFVLPMLAAKLKGKQVALRTDGRTSRVIGKYWQKKNRPLQMLYQGVEAVTYGISDAIIPESEAFIGLYDLGHYEKKTWPGSLYVDTARFAVQKGISEREYDLGFVGRFSREKGIVEFVSALGTALHGEECRVALIGDGDLRGEVEAILARDHIQASVDVIGWIDNADLPQYLNTIKVLVVPSYREGLPNIVLEAMACGCIVLATPVGGIPALVRDGVTGFISEDNAPATLSRNIRRALRHPGREGVGKKARELIERSYTYDAAVRQYGQILAHISS, encoded by the coding sequence ATGGAACCAAAGCCTCGCATTGTCCTGATCACATCGCGGTGGTTCAAGAACCAGAACCTCTACTTTACGGCTTTGAAACTGGTGCAGATCCTGAAACCCCTTTCCCGGGACATCACCTGGATCATCACCGAACAGGAGGACAAGAACTACCCTGCAGGCGAGTTCACGCTCCTGAAGATCCCCGACCGGACGGTCGAGAGACCTCTCCTCGTCCGCCTCTGGTATCTCGTCCTCCACCAGATGCGGGTGGTCCGCCAGGTGCTCTGCCTCGGGAAGGACCAGGACATCGTGATCTTCGCATTCGGTGCCGACTACTTTGTCCTCCCGATGCTTGCCGCAAAACTGAAGGGAAAACAGGTGGCCCTCCGTACGGACGGAAGGACCTCCCGCGTCATCGGGAAGTACTGGCAGAAGAAAAACCGTCCCCTGCAGATGCTGTACCAGGGGGTCGAAGCGGTCACCTACGGAATATCCGATGCGATCATCCCGGAAAGCGAGGCCTTCATCGGCCTCTACGACCTCGGGCATTACGAGAAAAAGACCTGGCCGGGCAGTCTGTACGTCGACACGGCGCGTTTTGCCGTCCAGAAGGGGATCTCGGAGAGGGAGTACGACCTCGGGTTTGTCGGACGTTTCTCCCGCGAGAAAGGGATCGTCGAGTTCGTCTCCGCCCTCGGGACCGCGCTGCATGGAGAAGAGTGCCGGGTGGCCCTCATCGGCGACGGCGACCTCAGGGGTGAGGTCGAGGCCATCCTTGCGCGAGATCATATCCAGGCGTCTGTCGACGTCATCGGCTGGATAGACAACGCGGACCTCCCCCAGTACCTGAACACTATCAAAGTCCTTGTCGTGCCGTCGTACAGGGAAGGACTCCCCAACATCGTGCTCGAAGCAATGGCATGCGGGTGCATCGTCCTTGCCACGCCTGTGGGGGGGATACCGGCCCTGGTCAGGGACGGCGTGACCGGGTTCATCTCCGAAGACAACGCGCCTGCAACTCTCTCACGGAATATCAGGCGGGCACTGAGACACCCCGGCAGGGAGGGTGTCGGCAAGAAGGCGCGGGAACTGATCGAGCGGTCCTATACGTATGACGCCGCGGTCAGGCAGTACGGACAGATACTCGCACACATATCGTCATGA
- a CDS encoding DUF2206 domain-containing protein: MELSARERLIALVGILLLFDGAFLLDIPILREVLGAVVIAVIPGMLILSIVRPGKITLLEYCLLAVGASIAFLMIGGLLYNNLLMYLGIQNPFSGRLLLDFYNLAIIALAAVWYIANNDRSFSLPDLSMKAADMAFLLPGLVFPSLSVLGMHQINTAGNNLLLLGLLIAVLVYIAALSICHARVSPWLMPAAILLLSVTLILPLALRSNYIIGTDSHFEYFTFITTLENAHWSIIGSAQLDSCLSISILPSVFQIFTGVPPMMLFKVLFALIFSISPLIVYSIAKQYLARVYAFLAAAFFMIQPQFMTAASNSRTVLALLFFMLTIMLLLNEGLNPARKKALIVLFIAAAIFSHYSTSFIFFGILVFAWVGTGILSLRYPVRPAPSVDILVIFLALMYVWYALVTVVPSQMFLEFIDKTIENLDQFLTPGTRGQDVQRLFGAHALDKGLPYVVQLALSWVSIGLIAIGSLAVALDLRRTVLPGRETAEYLKKKFSGLFFVLVIIVTGLLGLMVVVPYVSDGYDLARVLPLSNTILSVMFVVGGIAIAEALRFVVRYPEERGRREQHLTPSRGGGRDMLLKMSLAVILVVLLPYFLSVTGVLHTLYGDHRDVVFHADGPQYDMKYVHETEAQGAVWLKQRMDPEMRIFADGFGISRLMSLGMMPPSSLASFVQYGWVSRESYVYLRHKNVVDGNLIDFDGKYRDMDEFAQLFRHKSKVYANGGATIWTG, translated from the coding sequence ATGGAACTCTCTGCACGCGAACGTCTGATAGCCCTCGTCGGGATTCTTCTTCTCTTCGACGGGGCCTTTCTCCTGGACATACCAATCCTGCGCGAGGTGCTGGGAGCAGTGGTCATCGCGGTCATCCCGGGCATGCTGATCCTCTCCATCGTCAGGCCGGGAAAGATCACCCTGCTGGAATACTGTCTCCTTGCCGTCGGGGCGAGCATCGCCTTCCTGATGATCGGCGGACTGCTGTATAACAATCTCCTGATGTATCTCGGAATCCAGAACCCATTTTCCGGACGGTTGCTCCTCGACTTCTACAACCTGGCGATCATCGCCCTCGCCGCGGTCTGGTACATCGCCAATAACGATAGGTCGTTTTCTCTCCCGGATCTGTCGATGAAGGCGGCGGACATGGCGTTCCTCCTGCCGGGTCTGGTCTTCCCGTCACTGAGCGTCCTTGGCATGCACCAGATCAATACGGCCGGGAACAACCTCCTCCTTCTCGGCCTCCTGATCGCCGTCCTCGTCTATATCGCCGCGCTGAGCATCTGCCATGCAAGGGTCTCGCCCTGGCTCATGCCTGCCGCCATCCTGCTCCTGAGCGTCACCCTCATCCTGCCGCTCGCCCTCAGATCGAACTATATCATCGGGACCGACTCGCACTTTGAGTATTTCACCTTTATAACCACGCTGGAGAACGCGCACTGGTCCATCATCGGGAGCGCGCAACTCGACTCGTGCCTCAGCATATCTATCCTGCCGTCGGTCTTCCAGATCTTCACGGGCGTCCCGCCGATGATGCTTTTTAAGGTTCTCTTTGCATTGATATTCTCGATCTCTCCCCTGATCGTCTATAGCATTGCAAAACAGTACCTGGCCAGGGTCTATGCCTTTCTCGCCGCGGCATTTTTCATGATCCAGCCTCAGTTCATGACGGCCGCATCGAACAGCAGGACTGTCCTCGCCCTGCTCTTCTTTATGCTGACCATCATGCTGCTCCTGAACGAGGGGCTGAATCCTGCACGGAAGAAGGCTCTGATCGTCCTCTTCATCGCTGCCGCAATTTTTTCCCACTACTCGACGTCGTTTATCTTCTTTGGAATCCTGGTTTTTGCATGGGTCGGGACCGGCATCCTCTCCCTCAGGTACCCTGTCCGTCCCGCGCCGTCGGTCGATATCCTGGTGATCTTTCTTGCCCTGATGTATGTCTGGTACGCCCTGGTCACGGTCGTTCCGTCGCAGATGTTCCTGGAGTTCATCGACAAGACCATTGAAAACCTGGACCAGTTCCTGACGCCAGGGACGCGCGGCCAGGACGTCCAGAGGTTATTCGGCGCACATGCTCTCGACAAGGGCCTCCCCTATGTTGTCCAGCTGGCACTGTCCTGGGTCAGTATCGGCCTCATCGCGATCGGGTCTCTTGCAGTGGCCCTGGACCTCAGGCGCACGGTCCTTCCGGGCAGGGAGACGGCGGAGTACCTGAAGAAAAAGTTCAGCGGCCTGTTTTTTGTCCTGGTCATCATCGTCACCGGTCTCCTCGGCCTGATGGTCGTCGTGCCCTATGTCTCTGACGGATACGACCTCGCCCGGGTGCTCCCCCTCTCCAACACGATCCTTTCGGTCATGTTCGTGGTCGGGGGGATTGCGATTGCCGAAGCCCTGCGTTTTGTCGTACGGTACCCTGAAGAGAGGGGACGGAGAGAGCAGCACCTGACCCCTTCGCGGGGCGGCGGACGGGACATGCTGCTGAAGATGTCGCTGGCGGTGATCCTTGTCGTCCTGCTCCCGTACTTCCTCTCGGTGACGGGCGTCCTGCACACCCTGTACGGCGACCACCGCGATGTCGTCTTCCATGCGGACGGGCCGCAGTACGACATGAAGTATGTCCATGAAACGGAAGCACAGGGCGCAGTCTGGTTAAAACAGAGGATGGATCCGGAGATGAGAATTTTTGCCGACGGCTTCGGGATATCGCGGCTGATGAGTCTGGGTATGATGCCGCCCTCGTCTCTTGCCTCCTTTGTCCAGTACGGCTGGGTCTCTCGCGAGAGTTATGTCTATCTCAGGCACAAAAACGTGGTGGACGGCAACCTTATCGATTTCGACGGGAAATACCGCGACATGGACGAGTTCGCCCAGCTTTTCCGGCACAAGAGTAAGGTTTACGCCAATGGCGGGGCCACGATCTGGACCGGGTGA